A window of Nicotiana tabacum cultivar K326 chromosome 24, ASM71507v2, whole genome shotgun sequence contains these coding sequences:
- the LOC107791029 gene encoding transcription factor MYB62-like, with the protein MSKGIVIMSNNSSNEDDQFELRRGPWTLEEDNLLIHCISSNGEGRWNALAKCAGLKRTGKSCRLRWLNYLKPDIKRGNLTPQEQLLILELHSKWGNRWSKIAQHLPGRTDNEIKNYWRTRVQKQARQLKADSNSKKFVEAIKSLWMPRLLEKMEQSSSIEKHNPSLITPLINNQEPYDKAKTSSFENSRIYSTDSMNMLKLQPNEMTQDFTIYNNSVQNECYHVESLSQQPHFSSQEMSISECEVAEAHWFSDEMAAASLWNMDEFWQFRKLGDIDI; encoded by the exons ATGAGCAAAGGCATAGTAATTATGAGTAATAATTCCTCAAATGAAGATGATCAATTTGAGCTAAGAAGAGGGCCATGGACTCTTGAGGAAGATAATCTTCTTATTCATTGTATTTCTAGCAATGGTGAAGGTCGTTGGAATGCCTTAGCCAAATGTGCTG gatTGAAGAGAACAGGGAAAAGCTGTAGACTAAGGTGGCTGAATTACTTGAAACCTGATATTAAACGTGGAAACCTCACCCCACAAGAACAACTCTTAATCCTTGAACTTCACTCCAAATGGGGAAACAG GTGGTCAAAAATTGCACAACATCTACCAGGAAGAACAGATAATGAAATCAAGAACTACTGGAGAACAAGGGTGCAAAAACAAGCAAGACAACTCAAGGCTGATTCAAATAGCAAAAAATTTGTTGAAGCAATCAAGAGTCTTTGGATGCCAAGATTACTTGAAAAAATGGAGCAATCTTCCTCCATTGAAAAACATAATCCTTCACTAATTACTCCCTTAATCAACAATCAAGAACCTTATGATAAGGCAAAAACAAGCTCATTTGAGAATTCAAGAATATATTCAACAGATTCAATGAATATGTTGAAGCTGCAGCCTAATGAGATGACACAAGATTTCACTATCTACAATAATTCAGTACAAAATGAGTGTTACCATGTGGAAAGCTTAAGTCAGCAGCCACATTTTTCATCTCAAGAAATGTCAATTTCAGAGTGTGAGGTGGCAGAAGCTCATTGGTTTAGTGATGAAATGGCTGCAGCATCATTGTGGAACATGGATGAGTTTTGGCAATTCAGAAAGCTAGGAGATATAGACATCTAA